From Methanobacterium sp. Maddingley MBC34, one genomic window encodes:
- a CDS encoding hypothetical protein (PFAM: PRC-barrel domain), translating into MKVSDFIGMKVIDSEAREVGKVEDLAVTIKECLVEQIFIATGSTLSKKYFAVKEEDIAAIGDYVQLKFNGEALENKIKVDKLDDLAPKESRFKNLEGKVVLAKEGVEIGKIQDMAIDPEGCLIHNVIISMGGTFNRKQFLISSDDIAEIGDYMILKLSKEQIEQMAVD; encoded by the coding sequence ATGAAAGTTAGCGACTTTATTGGAATGAAGGTTATAGATAGTGAAGCCCGGGAAGTGGGGAAAGTAGAAGACCTGGCTGTCACCATAAAAGAATGTTTGGTTGAACAGATATTCATAGCCACGGGATCTACTTTGAGTAAAAAGTATTTCGCTGTGAAAGAGGAAGATATAGCAGCTATAGGTGATTATGTTCAGTTAAAATTCAATGGAGAAGCACTGGAAAATAAAATAAAAGTGGATAAGCTTGATGATCTTGCTCCTAAAGAATCACGATTCAAAAATCTGGAAGGTAAAGTGGTTCTGGCCAAGGAAGGTGTGGAAATAGGTAAAATCCAGGACATGGCCATTGACCCTGAAGGATGCCTCATTCACAATGTGATCATTTCCATGGGAGGAACCTTCAACCGGAAACAGTTCCTGATCTCCAGTGATGATATTGCTGAAATTGGGGATTACATGATACTCAAACTTTCCAAAGAACAGATTGAGCAAATGGCCGTGGATTAA
- a CDS encoding putative membrane-associated protein (PFAM: SNARE associated Golgi protein) — MFSEIISSIESFIMINVSWAVFLGCILEQIIVPIPASLIVLSSTFIILKGTSFSIAALGTLIVKIVIPASLGITLGSFVYYTLAYKLGTPFIERTSKYLGVSVEDVKDVEKRFKESRYDDIFMFLARCFPVIPSIAINLFCGLIRYDLKKYIITTFMGSAVQILGWGLLAWFFGNIYVVLEDKISYVGNIVTGIIVLAVICFIIMKRREKKNT; from the coding sequence ATGTTTTCTGAGATAATTAGCAGCATTGAATCGTTTATCATGATTAATGTATCATGGGCAGTTTTTTTAGGCTGCATCCTGGAACAGATAATTGTACCCATTCCTGCCAGTTTAATAGTTTTAAGCTCCACCTTTATCATCCTGAAGGGAACCAGCTTTTCAATAGCTGCATTGGGGACTTTAATTGTGAAAATAGTGATCCCTGCTTCTTTGGGGATTACTTTAGGGTCCTTTGTTTATTATACTTTGGCCTATAAACTGGGAACACCATTCATAGAACGAACCAGCAAATACCTGGGAGTTTCTGTTGAAGATGTTAAAGATGTGGAAAAAAGGTTCAAAGAGAGTCGTTATGATGATATATTCATGTTCCTGGCCCGTTGTTTTCCAGTAATCCCCAGCATAGCCATCAACCTTTTCTGTGGTCTAATTAGATATGATCTTAAAAAATATATTATCACCACATTCATGGGTTCTGCAGTCCAGATATTGGGATGGGGATTGCTGGCATGGTTTTTTGGAAATATTTACGTGGTTTTGGAAGATAAAATATCCTATGTGGGTAATATTGTAACTGGGATTATCGTACTGGCTGTTATATGTTTTATTATTATGAAAAGACGGGAAAAGAAGAATACATGA
- a CDS encoding thymidylate kinase (PFAM: Thymidylate kinase), with product MRFIIIDGLDGSGKSTQAKLIQEKYISMGESVILREHPSFDNSYGLKAKKALLGRGKINKIKASVYYALDVISSVKKYNGKADNIIMVRYLMGVAYLPLPMAKLLYRFFTTILPTSHYMFFLDLEPEESLKRMSSRNDEEMFENLDDLVKVREKALELAQDWYIINTAGSIGEVKRKIHAILDDVDKNYLIS from the coding sequence ATGCGCTTTATTATCATTGATGGTCTTGACGGGTCTGGAAAGAGTACCCAGGCTAAACTAATACAAGAAAAATACATTTCCATGGGTGAAAGTGTTATTCTCCGGGAACATCCTTCTTTTGACAACTCTTACGGCCTGAAAGCAAAAAAAGCCCTGCTTGGCAGGGGAAAGATCAATAAAATCAAAGCATCGGTTTATTATGCCCTGGATGTTATCAGTTCAGTTAAAAAATATAATGGTAAAGCAGATAACATTATTATGGTTCGTTATTTAATGGGAGTGGCATATCTGCCCCTTCCCATGGCCAAACTCCTTTACCGGTTCTTCACCACGATTCTTCCCACATCCCATTACATGTTTTTCCTGGATCTGGAACCAGAAGAGTCTCTTAAGCGAATGTCCTCCCGGAATGATGAAGAAATGTTTGAAAACCTAGATGACTTGGTTAAAGTAAGGGAAAAAGCCCTTGAATTGGCTCAGGATTGGTATATTATCAACACTGCGGGAAGTATTGGGGAAGTAAAAAGGAAAATACATGCAATTTTAGATGATGTTGATAAAAATTATTTGATTTCGTGA
- a CDS encoding tyrosyl-tRNA synthetase (PFAM: tRNA synthetases class I (W and Y)~TIGRFAM: tyrosyl-tRNA synthetase), with amino-acid sequence MNIRNTIKLIKFKFRIKFINKITVIQPMMVTTMDTDSTMKTIEQGTLEVVTPEELKVILEKDKKTAYIGYEPSGKVHLGHAITVKKMIDLQKAGFKIKILLADLHAYLNGKGSLEEIKEISEYNKRCFRALGLSKDTEFILGSSFQTQEDYTMKVYQLALSTTLTRARRSMAQITRDAEDHQVAEVIYPLMQVVDMLFLEVDMAVGGMEQRKIHMLARDNLPKLGFQSPVCIHTPLLHGTDGSDKMSSSKENFIAIDDEPAAITEKIKKSYCPAGKIEGNPVLEIAHHFIFSERDTLLIKRQDKFGGNLELTQDELVQMYGNGELHPLDLKNGVSECLINILEPVREFLKN; translated from the coding sequence ATGAATATCAGAAATACCATCAAATTAATTAAATTCAAATTTAGAATTAAATTTATAAATAAAATCACTGTGATACAACCCATGATGGTGACTACAATGGACACAGATTCTACAATGAAAACTATAGAGCAAGGCACCCTGGAAGTGGTAACTCCAGAGGAACTCAAAGTTATACTGGAAAAAGACAAAAAAACTGCCTACATCGGGTATGAACCATCTGGAAAGGTGCATCTGGGACATGCCATAACTGTGAAGAAGATGATTGACCTGCAGAAGGCAGGTTTCAAGATAAAGATTCTCCTGGCAGACCTTCATGCCTACCTCAATGGTAAAGGGAGTTTAGAAGAAATCAAAGAGATTTCTGAATATAACAAACGTTGTTTCCGAGCTTTAGGACTCTCTAAGGACACAGAATTTATTTTAGGCAGTAGTTTCCAGACTCAGGAAGATTACACCATGAAAGTTTACCAGTTAGCCCTCTCCACTACCCTGACCCGGGCCAGGAGGAGTATGGCCCAGATAACCAGAGATGCTGAGGATCATCAGGTGGCAGAGGTCATCTACCCCTTGATGCAGGTAGTGGATATGCTGTTTCTAGAGGTGGACATGGCAGTGGGTGGTATGGAGCAACGGAAAATCCATATGCTGGCCAGGGACAATCTACCAAAATTAGGATTCCAGTCCCCGGTGTGCATTCACACACCCCTCCTGCACGGTACCGATGGCTCGGATAAAATGTCCTCCAGTAAAGAGAACTTCATAGCCATTGATGATGAACCTGCGGCAATCACCGAAAAGATCAAAAAGAGTTACTGTCCTGCGGGTAAAATTGAGGGAAATCCGGTTCTGGAAATAGCACATCACTTTATATTCAGTGAAAGGGATACCCTGCTTATAAAGAGGCAGGATAAGTTTGGAGGAAATCTGGAATTAACTCAGGATGAACTGGTGCAGATGTACGGCAATGGAGAGTTACATCCTCTGGATCTGAAAAATGGGGTTTCTGAGTGTTTGATTAATATTTTGGAACCTGTAAGGGAGTTTCTTAAGAATTAG
- a CDS encoding dolichol kinase (PFAM: Cytidylyltransferase family), translating to MGLVLVYAYVILLLVISEKVLKKHPNFSRKFLHIMVGNVLFILPLFQSRWVMAFLAAAPFIILTFLISPHSPLKIKDKISGSGHGLGLVYYAISWTILALIFFDQPWIIAVGIAAMSYGDGMASLVGMKYGKIKYNLTGDTKSLEGSITMFLVLICTIGIVLVYYAMPIQPLVIVSVALVATIFEAVTPKGLDNLTACFSAVVTYILMTI from the coding sequence ATGGGCCTAGTACTGGTCTACGCATATGTAATACTTTTACTGGTGATTTCAGAGAAAGTGCTTAAAAAGCATCCCAATTTCAGTCGAAAGTTCCTGCATATCATGGTGGGGAACGTTTTATTCATATTGCCCCTCTTTCAATCTCGATGGGTAATGGCTTTTCTGGCAGCTGCCCCATTTATTATCTTAACTTTTCTTATAAGCCCCCATTCTCCACTGAAAATAAAAGATAAAATATCAGGATCGGGTCACGGTCTGGGCCTGGTTTACTACGCCATCTCCTGGACTATTCTGGCACTCATTTTCTTTGACCAGCCCTGGATTATTGCAGTGGGTATAGCTGCAATGTCTTATGGAGATGGAATGGCATCGTTGGTTGGTATGAAGTACGGTAAGATAAAATATAATCTTACAGGAGACACTAAAAGTTTGGAAGGTTCCATTACCATGTTTTTAGTACTCATATGCACCATAGGGATAGTTTTAGTTTACTATGCTATGCCCATTCAACCACTGGTAATTGTGAGTGTGGCACTGGTAGCCACTATATTTGAAGCCGTGACCCCCAAAGGTCTGGATAACCTCACAGCCTGTTTTTCAGCGGTTGTAACCTATATTTTAATGACCATATAA
- a CDS encoding translation initiation factor 2 subunit beta (aeIF-2b) (PFAM: Domain found in IF2B/IF5~TIGRFAM: translation initiation factor aIF-2, beta subunit, putative) — MSDYEELLDRAIEQLPPQALETKRFSVPKAYSIIQGNRTIIQNFGEIADAMNRDPQHILKFLLRELGTAGNLEGNRAIMQGKFTHYLINERMEDYVQRFIMCHECNRPDTRIIREDRIFLLKCEACGAKAPLKTL; from the coding sequence ATGAGCGATTATGAAGAATTACTGGACCGAGCCATTGAACAATTACCACCACAGGCACTAGAGACCAAAAGGTTCTCAGTACCCAAGGCCTACTCAATAATCCAGGGAAACAGAACCATCATTCAGAACTTCGGAGAAATAGCCGATGCCATGAACCGGGACCCACAACACATCCTTAAATTTCTGTTAAGGGAATTAGGTACTGCTGGAAACCTGGAAGGAAACCGAGCTATAATGCAGGGAAAATTCACCCATTACCTGATTAACGAACGGATGGAAGACTACGTACAACGTTTCATCATGTGCCATGAGTGCAACCGGCCAGATACCAGAATAATACGGGAAGACCGCATCTTCCTCCTTAAATGTGAGGCATGCGGAGCTAAGGCACCTTTAAAGACCCTTTAA
- a CDS encoding putative intracellular protease/amidase (PFAM: DJ-1/PfpI family) encodes MAIAYLMVFDGLSDWEPGLVVAEINKSNDYQVKTVGFNQDIVITMGGVSIVPDCTFKEIKYNDAAILILPGGKMWENDPVMDILPVVKKFIDLKIPVAAICGPTVFLAHHGFVENVKHTSNGREYLKSLIGEYEGSNLYVNQPSVSDKRIITANGIASVEFARDILDELDIYDKETLKSWYDFFKPPWLED; translated from the coding sequence ATGGCAATTGCTTATTTAATGGTATTTGATGGTTTATCTGACTGGGAACCGGGCCTGGTAGTGGCTGAAATAAACAAATCCAATGATTATCAGGTTAAAACTGTTGGATTCAATCAGGATATTGTGATCACCATGGGTGGGGTTTCCATAGTGCCAGATTGCACCTTCAAGGAGATTAAATATAATGATGCGGCAATTTTGATACTTCCCGGGGGCAAGATGTGGGAAAATGACCCGGTGATGGATATCCTCCCTGTGGTGAAAAAATTCATTGATTTGAAGATACCGGTTGCAGCCATTTGCGGACCCACCGTCTTTTTAGCCCACCATGGATTCGTGGAAAATGTTAAACATACCAGCAATGGTAGAGAATACTTAAAAAGCTTAATAGGGGAATACGAAGGCAGCAACTTGTACGTTAATCAACCCTCTGTTTCTGATAAAAGGATAATCACCGCCAATGGCATAGCTTCTGTGGAATTCGCCCGGGATATATTGGATGAATTGGATATATATGATAAAGAGACCTTGAAAAGCTGGTATGATTTTTTTAAACCCCCTTGGTTGGAGGATTAG
- a CDS encoding thymidylate kinase (PFAM: Thymidylate kinase~TIGRFAM: thymidylate kinase), with translation MYICLEGIDGSGKSTQLERLGKWLEDCGFSVTLIREPTDSPVGQLIRKMLQDPRAQDEGFQRTLALLFAADRTLLMDNIRKEEEMNQIVLSDRSFYSSLAYQNGEEWIAQINQHALEPDLVILLDLEIETALTRCAGTDSFEEANFLESVRQRYLKLAQQHGFMVVNAGNGVNKVHSDIKRIVAPKLGMCI, from the coding sequence ATGTACATCTGTTTAGAGGGAATTGATGGCTCAGGAAAATCCACACAACTGGAACGTCTGGGCAAATGGCTTGAAGACTGTGGTTTTAGCGTAACACTCATCAGAGAACCCACGGACTCCCCAGTGGGTCAGCTTATCCGTAAAATGCTCCAAGACCCCCGGGCTCAGGATGAAGGATTCCAGAGGACATTGGCGCTTTTATTTGCTGCGGATCGAACTCTTCTCATGGATAATATTCGTAAAGAAGAGGAAATGAACCAGATTGTACTCAGTGACCGTTCATTCTACTCCAGTCTGGCTTACCAGAACGGTGAAGAATGGATAGCACAGATAAATCAACATGCCCTGGAACCGGACCTGGTGATACTTCTGGATCTGGAAATTGAAACTGCACTAACCAGATGTGCAGGTACAGATAGTTTTGAAGAGGCGAATTTTCTGGAAAGTGTTCGTCAAAGATACCTTAAACTGGCCCAACAACATGGTTTTATGGTGGTTAATGCGGGAAACGGTGTGAACAAAGTTCACAGTGATATAAAACGTATAGTGGCCCCTAAATTGGGTATGTGTATTTAA
- a CDS encoding DNA alkylation repair enzyme (PFAM: DNA alkylation repair enzyme), with translation MKPETFRKKEIIEITKHACDLLEMGLEDKFFNEIETLLISKIPFGKLKPMGEYLGKRGLKRPELYFDVLDKFFRKNLDYGYKEGLYNTEKMRMSAKEIQKSRVWGWRAGIVGLAFNEMSHDHSEEVVEKTREYILLSSHWSSSDTFADKTFNHMFRERFSYITSVLKEWAGDENDWIRNTAAFAVHAPVENKIINRTQFMELLIVLDMVMDDPAKNVQKKVAWTLKVVSKYYPDETYDFLEKWVKNNNKSTKWIIKNSLKYLDETRRKDLLKKIMDH, from the coding sequence ATGAAACCTGAAACTTTCCGTAAAAAGGAAATAATTGAAATAACAAAACACGCTTGTGATCTTCTGGAGATGGGATTAGAAGACAAATTTTTTAATGAAATCGAGACACTTTTAATTTCCAAGATTCCATTTGGAAAGCTAAAACCAATGGGAGAATATCTTGGAAAACGGGGCCTGAAAAGGCCTGAACTCTACTTTGATGTTTTGGATAAGTTTTTCAGGAAAAATCTTGATTACGGTTATAAAGAAGGCCTTTACAACACTGAAAAAATGAGGATGAGTGCAAAAGAAATTCAAAAATCCAGGGTATGGGGTTGGAGAGCAGGAATTGTGGGATTGGCCTTTAATGAAATGAGTCATGACCACTCTGAGGAAGTGGTGGAGAAAACCAGAGAATATATATTATTAAGCTCCCACTGGTCATCATCGGATACATTCGCAGATAAAACTTTCAACCACATGTTCAGGGAACGTTTTTCTTATATAACCTCTGTTTTGAAAGAGTGGGCCGGGGATGAAAATGATTGGATCCGCAATACAGCAGCTTTTGCTGTACACGCTCCTGTGGAGAATAAAATCATAAACAGAACTCAATTCATGGAACTCCTCATTGTGCTGGACATGGTAATGGATGATCCAGCCAAAAATGTGCAGAAAAAGGTTGCATGGACTCTAAAGGTGGTCAGCAAATATTATCCTGATGAAACCTATGATTTTCTGGAAAAATGGGTTAAAAATAATAATAAATCCACTAAATGGATAATAAAGAATAGTTTAAAGTATTTAGATGAAACAAGAAGGAAGGATTTACTTAAAAAAATAATGGATCATTGA
- a CDS encoding putative ATPase involved in replication control, Cdc46/Mcm family (PFAM: MCM2/3/5 family): METSAETTTDKTKNPVAKFEEFFSTKYKDTVYEALEKYPEDRSVLVDYVELEMFDPDLADLLIEKPDEVIKAASKAVQNIDPLRKNAELNIRFENVRNNIPLRYLRSKYIGKFVAVDGIVRKTDEIRPRIQKAIFECRSCMRLHEVQQKSNMVTEPALCQECGGRSFRILQEESEFLDTQNTKVQEPLENLSGGEQPRQINVILEDDLVDTVTPGDVIRITGTMKTVRDEKTKRFHNYIYGNYISALEQEFEELDISPEDEEKIKELAADPDVYNKIINSTAPSIKGYREVKEAIALQLFGGSAKELDDKTRIRGDIHILIVGDPGIGKSQMLKYVSKLAPRGIYTSGKGTSGVGLTAAAVRDEFGGWSLEAGALVLGDKGNVCVDELDKMRPEDRSAIHEALEQQTISIAKAGIMATLNSRCSVLAAANPKFGRFDRYKSIAEQINLPSTILSRFDLTFVVEDKPDIERDSALATHILNTHRDTAVPYDIEPELLRKYIAYARRQVHPHLTNEAMDVLREFYVGMRGGSADEDSPVPITARQLEALVRLSEASSKIRLGVEVTREDAKRAVSLQENCLKQVGYDPETGKVDIDKVEGRTPKSDRDKIRVVQEIIKELEEEYGGRAPTNILITEMRDRYNMSEEKVEDLIRQLKRKGIIYEPQQGYLRVA; this comes from the coding sequence ATGGAAACTTCAGCCGAGACTACAACTGACAAAACTAAAAATCCTGTGGCCAAGTTCGAGGAGTTCTTTAGTACAAAATATAAAGACACTGTTTACGAAGCTCTGGAAAAATATCCCGAAGATAGATCAGTGCTAGTTGACTATGTAGAACTAGAGATGTTCGACCCAGACCTAGCAGATCTGCTAATTGAAAAACCAGATGAAGTAATCAAAGCAGCTTCAAAGGCCGTTCAAAACATTGACCCCCTCAGAAAAAACGCTGAATTGAATATTCGCTTCGAGAATGTACGTAATAATATTCCTCTACGCTATTTAAGGAGTAAATACATTGGTAAGTTCGTGGCAGTAGATGGAATCGTACGTAAGACTGATGAAATTCGCCCTCGAATTCAAAAGGCCATTTTTGAGTGCCGTAGCTGTATGCGGCTCCATGAAGTACAGCAAAAAAGTAATATGGTCACTGAACCAGCCCTCTGTCAGGAATGTGGAGGTCGATCCTTCCGAATACTCCAGGAAGAATCCGAATTCCTGGATACTCAGAACACCAAGGTTCAAGAACCCCTGGAAAACCTCTCTGGAGGTGAACAACCCCGCCAGATCAACGTTATACTGGAAGATGATCTGGTGGACACTGTGACTCCGGGAGATGTGATAAGAATCACTGGAACCATGAAAACAGTCCGTGATGAAAAAACAAAACGTTTTCACAATTATATCTATGGTAACTACATCAGTGCCCTGGAACAGGAGTTTGAAGAATTAGACATCAGCCCCGAAGATGAAGAAAAGATAAAGGAACTGGCTGCCGACCCTGATGTTTACAATAAAATAATCAATTCCACCGCACCATCTATTAAGGGATATAGAGAAGTTAAAGAAGCAATAGCACTACAATTATTCGGTGGTTCAGCCAAAGAGTTGGATGATAAAACCCGAATCAGAGGAGACATCCACATACTCATTGTGGGGGACCCCGGTATTGGTAAGTCCCAGATGCTCAAATACGTCTCTAAACTGGCACCAAGGGGTATTTACACCAGTGGAAAAGGTACCAGTGGAGTAGGTTTGACTGCTGCGGCTGTAAGAGACGAGTTCGGTGGTTGGTCCTTAGAAGCAGGTGCACTGGTCCTGGGGGATAAAGGTAATGTCTGTGTTGACGAACTGGACAAGATGCGACCTGAAGACCGATCCGCTATCCACGAGGCCCTGGAACAGCAGACTATCAGTATAGCTAAAGCCGGAATTATGGCCACTTTAAACTCACGTTGTTCAGTTTTAGCAGCCGCAAACCCCAAATTCGGACGTTTTGATCGTTATAAATCCATAGCAGAACAAATTAATCTTCCTTCAACAATTTTATCACGTTTTGATCTTACATTTGTGGTTGAAGATAAGCCAGATATTGAAAGAGACAGCGCACTGGCCACTCATATTCTTAACACACACCGGGATACTGCCGTACCCTATGATATCGAACCAGAACTATTAAGGAAATACATTGCCTATGCCCGGCGACAAGTCCACCCCCACTTAACCAATGAAGCCATGGATGTACTTCGAGAGTTCTATGTTGGTATGCGTGGTGGATCCGCAGATGAAGACTCACCAGTCCCCATAACCGCCAGACAACTGGAAGCTCTGGTTCGATTATCCGAAGCAAGCTCTAAAATTAGATTAGGAGTTGAAGTAACACGTGAAGATGCTAAGCGAGCCGTTTCACTCCAGGAAAATTGTCTAAAACAGGTTGGATACGATCCAGAAACTGGTAAAGTGGATATTGATAAGGTTGAAGGACGTACACCCAAATCTGATCGGGATAAAATCAGGGTGGTTCAGGAAATTATAAAAGAACTGGAAGAAGAGTATGGCGGACGAGCACCCACCAATATACTTATAACTGAAATGCGAGATAGATATAATATGAGCGAAGAAAAGGTAGAAGACCTGATCCGCCAGTTGAAACGAAAAGGAATCATTTATGAACCCCAGCAGGGTTACCTAAGGGTTGCCTGA
- a CDS encoding NMD protein affecting ribosome stability and mRNA decay (PFAM: NMD3 family) — protein sequence MFCIECGKEDKELFKGRCHSCFAASNKLITIPSELEVESCAHCSSIHVGDKWMETTISEEDFIAQTIAQESVPDEDAEDVALEIDLINQKGSILEMMITASGKVLGIPVRKEFKVNVKINRNACPECSKYASGYYEAVLQLRADTRPLEAEEIQAADDIIKRLLDKLSKKNRMAYLSQRIVIKEGVDYYFGSYKSARKISNVLKEQMGGMLGESPRLMGRDKSAGKDLYRIWISLRLPIFQKGDFITHEDHVGQIIDINGRKIVIMDLETLENISISWREYSNLEKVAGKEDVKITTVTSKTPTEIQLLNPETYQPIDMDLLSELADINIGEEVEVIEIKGKIYIIPPKK from the coding sequence ATGTTCTGTATTGAATGCGGTAAAGAAGACAAAGAACTATTCAAGGGCCGCTGCCATTCCTGTTTTGCTGCTAGTAATAAATTGATCACTATTCCCTCTGAATTAGAGGTGGAATCTTGTGCCCACTGTTCCTCTATCCATGTGGGTGATAAATGGATGGAAACAACGATTTCTGAAGAAGATTTCATCGCACAGACCATAGCTCAGGAGTCTGTGCCGGATGAAGATGCAGAAGATGTGGCTCTGGAAATAGATCTCATTAATCAAAAAGGTTCCATTCTGGAAATGATGATAACTGCCAGTGGCAAGGTTTTAGGAATACCGGTTAGAAAGGAGTTTAAGGTAAACGTTAAAATTAACCGTAATGCCTGCCCAGAATGCAGTAAGTACGCTTCAGGTTACTATGAAGCAGTTCTACAGTTAAGAGCGGATACACGGCCTCTTGAAGCTGAAGAAATTCAGGCGGCGGATGATATAATAAAACGTTTGCTGGACAAATTATCCAAAAAAAACCGCATGGCTTACCTTTCACAAAGGATAGTAATTAAAGAGGGTGTGGACTACTATTTTGGCTCTTATAAATCTGCTCGTAAGATTTCAAATGTCTTAAAAGAACAGATGGGTGGAATGCTGGGGGAATCACCCCGACTCATGGGCCGGGATAAATCCGCTGGTAAGGACCTTTATCGAATATGGATATCCCTACGACTTCCCATATTCCAGAAGGGAGACTTCATAACCCACGAAGATCATGTAGGGCAGATAATTGATATAAACGGCCGTAAGATCGTTATCATGGATCTGGAGACACTGGAAAACATATCCATATCATGGCGGGAATATTCTAATCTGGAAAAAGTGGCAGGTAAGGAAGACGTGAAGATCACCACAGTTACTTCCAAAACTCCAACTGAAATACAGTTACTCAACCCTGAAACATACCAACCCATTGATATGGATCTGCTGAGTGAATTAGCAGATATAAATATAGGGGAAGAGGTGGAAGTAATTGAAATTAAGGGAAAAATCTACATTATTCCCCCTAAAAAATAG
- a CDS encoding DMT(drug/metabolite transporter) superfamily permease (PFAM: EamA-like transporter family) has product MVALLFGVWFSLDKILLGYLHPLVLGAMVYLLASALLFLIRISPIHGLILEIIHRESKVEIHISRRNYLTLFLTALFGDCIAPALYLSGLNQITAVNAALLTNVEILFIIILGIFFLKESVKTKDILGFAFLLVGAIFLSTNNLQNITFDQNVLGSLLVVSASFFWAMDTTLTKFLSNKRDIFFLTGLKCGIGGSILFIISIFLGLSFTLPLNMVPLLLLIGWGCMSFAIILIYIAIREIGSTRTGSIFSTSAIFGAISAFIILGEPLNATQILFGILMFAGILILYHKGNNHQAKNKV; this is encoded by the coding sequence ATGGTAGCATTACTCTTTGGAGTTTGGTTCTCCTTAGATAAAATCTTACTGGGCTATTTACATCCCCTGGTACTGGGAGCAATGGTTTACCTCCTGGCAAGTGCACTGCTATTTTTAATAAGAATTTCACCCATACACGGTCTTATACTGGAAATCATTCACCGTGAAAGCAAGGTGGAAATTCATATTTCACGAAGGAATTACCTGACACTATTTTTAACAGCATTATTTGGAGATTGTATTGCTCCTGCATTGTATTTAAGTGGTTTAAACCAGATAACTGCAGTTAACGCTGCTCTTTTAACTAACGTTGAAATACTGTTCATCATTATTCTGGGTATATTTTTCTTAAAAGAGAGTGTTAAGACTAAAGATATATTGGGATTTGCTTTCCTGCTGGTAGGGGCTATATTTTTAAGCACCAACAACTTGCAGAACATAACATTTGACCAGAATGTATTGGGCAGCCTCCTGGTGGTTTCAGCATCTTTCTTTTGGGCAATGGATACAACCCTAACCAAGTTTCTAAGCAATAAAAGAGATATATTCTTCCTTACTGGCCTTAAATGTGGAATTGGCGGTTCCATACTTTTTATAATTAGCATTTTCCTTGGATTAAGTTTCACACTCCCTTTAAACATGGTCCCACTATTGCTTTTAATTGGATGGGGCTGCATGAGTTTTGCAATAATTCTAATCTACATTGCTATCCGTGAAATAGGATCCACCCGCACCGGATCTATCTTTTCCACCAGTGCCATATTTGGGGCAATAAGTGCATTTATTATTCTTGGAGAACCTTTAAATGCCACCCAAATCTTATTTGGTATTTTAATGTTTGCGGGCATACTCATCCTTTACCATAAAGGCAATAATCATCAGGCAAAGAATAAGGTTTAA